GTGGCTCGTTCATCTTCGCCGGGCCGTCCGGCGTTGGTAAGACCGAGCTGTCCAAGACGCTGGCCGAGTTCCTCTTCGGCGACGACGACGCGCTCATCCAGATCGACATGTCCGAGTTCCACGACCGGTACACCGTGTCGCGGCTCGTCGGTGCGCCCCCCGGCTACGTCGGCTACGACGAGGGCGGCCAGCTGACCGAGAAGGTGCGGCGCAAGCCGTTCAGCGTGGTGCTCTTCGACGAGGTCGAGAAGGCCCACCCGGACGTCTTCAACACGCTGCTGCAGGTGCTCGAGGACGGTCGGTTGACCGACGGCCAGGGCCGGATCGTGGACTTCAAGAACACGGTGCTGATCCTGACCACCAACCTCGGGACGCGGGACGTCTCGAAGGCGGTCTCGCTCGGCTTCGCCGCGGCCAACGACACCGAGTCGAACTACGAGCGGATGAAGCAGAAGGTCAACGACGAGCTGAAGCAGCACTTCCGCCCGGAGTTCCTCAACCGCATCGACGACATCATCGTGTTCCACCAGCTCAGCCAGGCCGAGATCGTGCGCATCGTCGATCTCATGCTCGCCCGCCTCGACGTCCAGCTGCGCAACAAGGACATGGGCATCGAGCTGACCCAGGACGCGAAGAACCTGCTCGCCGAGAAGGGGTACGACCCCGTGCTGGGGGCGCGTCCGCTGCGCCGCACCATCCAGCGTGAGATCGAGGACCCGCTCTCGGAGAAGATCCTCTTCGGCGAGCTCGAGGCCGGCCAGATCGTGCTGATCGACGCCGAGCCGGTCGACCCGATGAAGAAGGACGGCGCCCAGCAGTTCTCCTTCCGCGGCGAGGCCAAGCCCTCCGCGCTCGCCCTCGACGAGCCGGCGGCGAACGTCTCCGCCGACTGACGCGACGCACGACCGACGAGGCCCCGTGGACACCGTCCGCGGGGCCTCGTCGCGTCACCGCCTCTCACCACTCGAGCTGCGTTCCGGCCGCCGGGCGTGGACGGGGCGGCTGCTCGCTAGGGTGCGGGCGTGCCCGACACCGACTCACCGGAGCAGGAACGCAGCCGCGATCTCGACCGGCTGCTGACCTTCGTCGACGCCATCGTGGCGATTGCGATCACGCTGCTGGTGCTGCCGCTCGCCGAGCTCGCCGGCGAGGTGCACGAGGGCGACTCGGCGTGGCACACGATCCGTGAGCACGGGGGTGAGTTCGGGGCCTTCGTGCTCAGCTTCCTGGTCATCGCGCGCATCTGGCTCGCCCAACACCGCGTGGTGCGCGGGGCGATCGACAGCGACCGGCGTTTCGCCGCCGGGCTGCTGGCGTGGTCGCTGACGATCGTCTTCCTGCCGTTTCCCACCGCCCTCCTCGCCGACGCGGGCAGCCAGGCCGTGACGAAGGTCTGCTACATCGGGACGCTCGCACTGAGCTCGGCCCTGCTCGCCCTCGTGGCCGTCGGCGTGCGCCGGCAACTGCCCGCAGGTGCCGCGGCCCGGCCACGGGTGGCGCCGGCCGCGATCGATGCGGTCATCTTCGCCGTCGCGCTCGGCCTCTGCCTGCTGCTGCCGGTGCTGAGCTACTGGCCGCTGCTGCTGCTCACCGTCGCCGACAACGTCGACGGGCTGCAGCACCGCTACGTCACGCGCCGCCGCCGGCACCGCGTCGAGGGTCAGGACGGCAGCGCGTAGGTGCCGTCGGGCAGCGGGTCGACCAGGCCGTCGGCCACCAGGCTGTCCAGCGAGCGCTCCCGCTGCACGTCGTCGGTCCAGACGACGTCCAGGGCGGCCTTGCCGACCGGGTGCCGCGCGTCGCGCAGGACGCCGAGCAGCAGCCCGCGCACCTGCCGGTCGGTGCCCACGAACCGCTGCGGCCGGACGGTCGGGCCCTCGTACGCCGGTGAGCCGGCGGCCAGCCACGCACAGTCCGCCGCGACCGGGCACGAGCCGCAGCGGGGTGTCCGCGCGACGCACACCAGCGCGCCGAGCTCCATGAGCGCGACGCCGAAGCGGGCCGATCGCTCGGCGTCGGCCGGCAGCAGCGCCTCGACCGCGGCGAGGTCACGCGTCGTCGCGGGCGGCCCGGGGTCACCCCGGCCCAGCACCGCGCGGGCGACGACCCGTCTCACGTTGGTGTCGACGACGGGATGCCGCTGCCGGTAGGCGAACGCCGCCACCGCTCGCGCGGTGTAGGCGCCGATGCCGGGCAGGGCGAGCAGCGCGTCGACGTCGTCCGGAACGATCCCGTCGTGCCGCGCGACGAGCTGCCGGGCGCACTCGTGCAGGCGCAGTGCCCGCCGGGGGTAGCCGAGCCGGCCCCACATCCGCACCGCGTCGCCCGGCGCGGCCGCGGCGAGCGCCGCCGGCGTCGGCCAGCGCGCGAGCCACGCGGCGTACGCGGGCAGCACCCGGTTCACCGGAGTCTGCTGCAGCATGATCTCGCTGACGAGCACCGCCCAGGCCCCGGCGCCCGGCTCCCGCCAGGGCAGCTCGCGCGCCTCCCGGTCGTACCAGGCGAGGACGGGCCCGGCGAGAGCCGACTCGGCGCGGGCAGGGACGGAGGGCGGCATACCGACCGCATCCTCGCACGCCCGGCGGGCCGCCCCGGCCACGGTGCCGGCCGCCGCCGGCCCCTTGCGCGCGTCGGCGGGAGCCTGCCCGCTCCAGCCGCTAGCGTTACCCACGACATGTTCTCGCCCGTCGGAAACCTCCCGCCCTCGGTGTACTGGCGCCGCCGGCTGATCGTCATCGGGTCACTCGTCCTGCTGGTGGTGCTGGTGGCGCTGACCGTCCGGGCCGCCGTGGCCGGTGGCGGCGACGACGGGCCGGTCGCGGCGGGCAGCGGCGGCCCGAGCCCGTCGGGGACGACGACCGGGCCGGCCTCGTCGTCCGAGTCGCCCTCGTCGTCGGCGCCCACCTCGTCGACGCCGGCCAGCACGCCGCGCTCGACCTCGAAGTCGGCGTCGAGGTCGACCTCGGCGGCGCCCGTGCGGTGCGGCAAGGGCGATCTCGCCGTGCAGGCCGTCGTCGGCAAGAAGTCCTACGACGTCGGCGACCGGCCGGTCGTCGAGTTGCAGGTGACCAACACCGGGTCGCGACCGTGCGTCCAGGACCTCGCCGACCGCCAGGTCGTGCTCAAGGTCTACAACGGCGAGTCGCGCGTCTGGGGCAGCCACGACTGCGAGATCCAGCCCGGCACCGACGACCGGACGCTGCCGGTCGACCGTGCGGTACGGGTGAGCATCACGTGGTCGGGCCGGACGTCGCAGGAGGGGTGCAAGGGCACCCGCCAGCGGGTCGGTGCCGGCACCTACACGCTGTACGCGCAGCTCTCGGGCAAGAACGGCAAGGCGGCGCAGTTCACCATCGGGTGAGGCCGGCCTAGTTGAACCGGTCGATGATCGACACCTCGGCGAGGCGGGAGATGCCCTCGCGCACCGACCGCGCCCGGCCGTCGCCGACCCCGTCGACGACCTGCAGGTCCTCGACCGAGGCGGCCAGGATCTTCTGCAGCCCCCCGAAGTGCTCGACGACGCGGTCGAGGATCGACGCCGGCAACCGGGGCACCCGCGACAGCAACCGGTAGCCGCGCGGGCTCACCGCACTGTCCTGCGCCTCGGGCGTGCCCGGCAACCCCATCGCCCGGGCGACCTGGGTGAGGTCGAGCAGGTCGACGGCGGAGAGCTCGGCGAGCTCGCGCAGCACCGCCCCGGCGGTCCGCCCGGTGCGCCGCCCCACGGGCAGGTAGTCGCGGGCGATGAACTCGCGATCGGTGTCGGCGCCGGCCATCAGCTCGTCGAGCTGCAGCGCCAGCAGCCGGCCGTCGGTGCCGAGCTCGACCACGTGCCCGGTGACCTCGTCGGCGATGCGACGCACCATCTCGAGGCGCTGCGCGACGATGGCGGCGTCACGCACGGTGACGAGGTCCTCGATCTCCAGCGCCGACAGCGCCTGCGAGACCTCCTCCAGCCGCGAGGAGTACCGCTCGAGCGTCGCGATCGCCTGGTTGGCCCGCGACAGGATCTCGCCGGTGCTCTCCAGCACGTAGCGGCGGTCGCCGACGTAGAGGCTGATGATGCGCATCGACTGCGACACGGAGATGACCGGGTAGCCGGTCTGCAGCGCCACCCGCTGCGCCGTGCGGTGCCGGGTGCCGGACTCCTCGGTCGGGATCGCCGGGTCG
This portion of the Jatrophihabitans endophyticus genome encodes:
- a CDS encoding TMEM175 family protein; amino-acid sequence: MPDTDSPEQERSRDLDRLLTFVDAIVAIAITLLVLPLAELAGEVHEGDSAWHTIREHGGEFGAFVLSFLVIARIWLAQHRVVRGAIDSDRRFAAGLLAWSLTIVFLPFPTALLADAGSQAVTKVCYIGTLALSSALLALVAVGVRRQLPAGAAARPRVAPAAIDAVIFAVALGLCLLLPVLSYWPLLLLTVADNVDGLQHRYVTRRRRHRVEGQDGSA
- a CDS encoding HhH-GPD family protein; amino-acid sequence: MPPSVPARAESALAGPVLAWYDREARELPWREPGAGAWAVLVSEIMLQQTPVNRVLPAYAAWLARWPTPAALAAAAPGDAVRMWGRLGYPRRALRLHECARQLVARHDGIVPDDVDALLALPGIGAYTARAVAAFAYRQRHPVVDTNVRRVVARAVLGRGDPGPPATTRDLAAVEALLPADAERSARFGVALMELGALVCVARTPRCGSCPVAADCAWLAAGSPAYEGPTVRPQRFVGTDRQVRGLLLGVLRDARHPVGKAALDVVWTDDVQRERSLDSLVADGLVDPLPDGTYALPS
- the disA gene encoding DNA integrity scanning diadenylate cyclase DisA, translated to MPTSEHEDALRGALATVAPGTGLRDGLERILRGNTGALIVIGWDDVVERLCTGGFPLDVEFSSTRLRELCKMDGAVVLSTDGLRIVYSATHLMPDPAIPTEESGTRHRTAQRVALQTGYPVISVSQSMRIISLYVGDRRYVLESTGEILSRANQAIATLERYSSRLEEVSQALSALEIEDLVTVRDAAIVAQRLEMVRRIADEVTGHVVELGTDGRLLALQLDELMAGADTDREFIARDYLPVGRRTGRTAGAVLRELAELSAVDLLDLTQVARAMGLPGTPEAQDSAVSPRGYRLLSRVPRLPASILDRVVEHFGGLQKILAASVEDLQVVDGVGDGRARSVREGISRLAEVSIIDRFN